Proteins found in one Timaviella obliquedivisa GSE-PSE-MK23-08B genomic segment:
- a CDS encoding fasciclin domain-containing protein — MADIVDIAISAGSFTTLVTAVEAAGLVETLKSPGPFTVFAPHDEAFAKLPPGTITTLVQNIPQLARILTFHVVPGKLMQADLAKLGVVTSVEGSPIPIHCNGALEIKNATVVAADIEADNGVIHVLDTVILMG; from the coding sequence ATGGCAGATATTGTGGACATTGCGATTAGTGCAGGTTCTTTCACAACACTGGTAACTGCTGTGGAAGCAGCTGGGTTGGTAGAAACGCTCAAAAGTCCAGGGCCCTTCACCGTTTTTGCTCCCCATGATGAGGCGTTTGCAAAGTTGCCTCCCGGAACCATCACGACGTTAGTGCAGAATATTCCCCAACTGGCACGCATTCTGACATTTCATGTCGTGCCTGGTAAACTCATGCAGGCAGACCTGGCTAAGCTAGGCGTAGTAACTTCGGTAGAAGGCTCACCAATTCCAATTCACTGCAACGGCGCATTGGAAATAAAGAACGCCACTGTTGTTGCTGCTGATATTGAGGCGGACAATGGCGTTATTCATGTCCTTGACACGGTAATTTTGATGGGTTGA
- the hetZ gene encoding heterocyst differentiation protein HetZ gives MEAIFQLLYSELKQSTRSSEHNCKDVATRLAEEVTRICSESKRIQDSGEVEAWLNTLARHRLKQCLEYYQLGSHRGRVELHSTLSAVVYRYITPPQVQSSYQARLTLIEDFLQGFYIESLNAFRRETQLLPTYSPRSLLELAEYMSFTERYGKRRIPLAGRRSQQLIILRAQTYSQQQPPETMVDIEQVAEGSSGDSEHGRSMASIPQVREQMMAQEPEISEDALRNTVITELMQYLEERDQQDCANYFSLRLQDLPANEIESILGLNARQRDYLQQRFKYHLIRFALSHHWELVHQWLEADLDRNLGLTPQQWKLFQDKMTSQQRELLHLKQKRLPDVAIAKTLGSTPTQLQKQWSKLLEQAWEIRNSVVSGAGAAIDE, from the coding sequence GTGGAGGCTATTTTTCAGCTGTTGTACAGCGAACTAAAGCAATCCACTCGATCTTCTGAACACAACTGTAAAGATGTGGCGACTCGTTTAGCAGAGGAAGTCACTCGCATCTGTTCAGAGAGCAAACGCATTCAAGATTCGGGGGAGGTAGAGGCTTGGTTAAATACTTTGGCTCGCCATCGCCTCAAGCAATGTCTTGAATACTATCAGCTCGGTTCCCATCGAGGTCGGGTAGAACTGCATAGTACACTCAGTGCGGTGGTGTATCGCTACATCACGCCGCCCCAAGTTCAGTCAAGCTACCAAGCTCGACTAACTCTAATTGAAGATTTTCTTCAGGGTTTTTACATTGAATCTCTGAATGCTTTTCGGCGAGAAACTCAGCTTTTGCCAACTTACAGCCCTCGCTCTCTACTGGAGTTAGCTGAATATATGTCGTTTACCGAGCGATACGGCAAGCGCCGGATTCCCTTAGCAGGTCGGCGGAGTCAGCAGCTCATTATTCTACGAGCGCAAACTTACTCGCAGCAGCAGCCTCCTGAGACGATGGTAGACATAGAGCAAGTTGCAGAAGGCTCCTCGGGTGACTCGGAACATGGGCGCAGCATGGCTTCGATTCCGCAGGTGCGGGAACAGATGATGGCGCAAGAACCAGAGATATCAGAAGATGCGCTGCGCAATACGGTAATTACAGAGTTGATGCAGTATTTGGAGGAGCGTGATCAGCAGGATTGCGCCAACTATTTTTCGCTGCGGCTTCAAGACCTGCCTGCCAATGAAATTGAGTCTATTTTGGGGTTGAATGCTCGGCAACGGGATTATCTACAACAGCGGTTCAAATATCACCTGATTCGCTTTGCTCTGTCTCACCACTGGGAGTTGGTTCATCAATGGCTAGAGGCTGATTTAGATCGGAACCTGGGTTTAACGCCGCAGCAGTGGAAGCTGTTTCAAGACAAAATGACTTCCCAGCAAAGAGAGCTTTTGCATTTGAAGCAGAAGAGGTTACCCGATGTTGCGATCGCCAAAACGTTGGGCAGCACCCCGACCCAGTTACAAAAGCAGTGGTCGAAACTGCTAGAGCAAGCTTGGGAAATTCGTAACAGTGTTGTGTCCGGAGCAGGGGCAGCAATAGATGAATAG
- a CDS encoding LysR family transcriptional regulator encodes MIHATLHQLKVFEATARHSSFTRAAEELFLTQPTVSMQVKQLTKAIGLPLFEQVGKKLYLTEAGKQLFSTCEEIFVKLDQFEMTIADLKGMKQGKLRIAVITTTKYFMPRLLGPFCQLYPGIDVSLTVTNHEQVIERLAHNQDDLYVMSQLPENMDVKAYPFLENPLVVVAPRNHPLAEEHNISLQRLVEETFIMREPGSGTRRSFQKLLDTHNLSVRVRLELGSNEAIKQAIAGQLGLSVLSRHTLTSDSEELTILDVEGFPLPRQWYIVSLSGKRLSVVATAFLEYLQEAAAQLSAGGSMAVPAWAKRQAALERNAAEIK; translated from the coding sequence ATGATTCACGCAACCTTACATCAACTCAAAGTTTTTGAAGCCACTGCCCGTCATAGCAGCTTTACTCGTGCTGCCGAAGAATTGTTTTTAACTCAGCCCACTGTCTCTATGCAGGTTAAGCAACTAACAAAGGCGATCGGGTTGCCGTTGTTTGAGCAAGTCGGCAAAAAACTATATTTAACTGAAGCCGGCAAGCAGCTTTTTTCTACCTGTGAAGAAATTTTTGTTAAGCTTGATCAATTTGAAATGACAATTGCTGATCTCAAAGGGATGAAGCAAGGCAAACTTCGGATTGCTGTGATTACTACTACCAAATACTTCATGCCTCGCCTTTTGGGGCCTTTTTGTCAGCTTTATCCTGGCATTGATGTCTCCCTGACAGTGACTAACCATGAACAAGTGATCGAGCGATTAGCTCACAACCAAGACGATCTCTACGTAATGAGCCAATTGCCTGAGAATATGGATGTCAAAGCCTATCCTTTTTTAGAAAATCCATTAGTAGTTGTGGCTCCTCGCAACCATCCTCTTGCCGAAGAGCATAATATTTCGCTGCAGCGCTTGGTCGAAGAAACCTTTATCATGCGCGAACCTGGTTCTGGCACTCGTCGTTCTTTTCAAAAACTTTTAGATACCCACAATCTGTCGGTGCGGGTACGGCTAGAGTTAGGCAGTAATGAGGCGATTAAGCAGGCGATCGCCGGGCAACTAGGGCTTTCTGTTCTTTCGCGCCATACTCTGACCTCCGATAGCGAAGAGCTAACTATTCTGGATGTTGAAGGCTTTCCCTTGCCCCGTCAGTGGTACATCGTTTCGCTCTCAGGCAAACGACTTTCTGTCGTGGCAACAGCCTTTCTAGAATACCTGCAAGAAGCTGCCGCTCAACTCTCTGCGGGAGGTTCTATGGCAGTCCCTGCATGGGCAAAGCGGCAAGCAGCATTGGAGAGAAATGCTGCCGAAATTAAGTAG
- a CDS encoding helix-hairpin-helix domain-containing protein, with protein MSKPVLRALICLLLCFCFVLPYPAWAAPAPERIDLTLELLQRRLKSPTQTEGIRTIDLRRLVIDLRPENAAFRDQFYRLVQAQLQQPGSPLGIDLSYSLIRGELTIRDLGLRTDLFGQTPFPFSEAEQAQLKRDSLRLFQLSNLSRSLLLQSQAAPLQLTVLRGTLTLVQTRFENFANFTNTFFLGRVEAQGVNFGQDVDWSGARFSQTATFMDAVFQREARFPSTIFFNRAIFNEAEFKTNANFQSSEFRAFASFHQSRFQQLANFTRIQWYDKADFSQIRWMGQVLFDRDKFAQALFLTETRFDKLVSFRQTQFNKLVNLRGASILDQADFANAGFAKGAYLNISDLQFDPRSARILGDLGKVGRVLSVPTLQGNETLLRNLVQNFRLQQQISDANQVEYTTERLRLKELRQRLLGVDLNTASVAQLQAVGFSAKQAATIAQTRSQQPFRSIADLLKLEGMLGAYVKVRDRVVVGKPVSVGNWFVEGVNWLGLSLLLLLTRFGTSSWLVLGVGMIAIAHFAFLFWLIDRFRKLHPKPIIPTPEEVVWSISGFGIFSILGFSALFRTAEQPWLTLACLGGVIIPIPALLIGILYGQGRYHDLMDTSYFVEDSSMRQLRFLIGRLPNIPAFPYFRERYIPILWNKSWSWLNYLDFSLNNLLKFGFNDIRLRDEQMPALITALVWYQWGVGLLYFALLLWTLSRTIPGLNLLIYFK; from the coding sequence TTGTCCAAGCCTGTGTTGCGTGCGTTAATTTGTCTATTACTCTGCTTTTGCTTCGTCTTGCCCTACCCTGCTTGGGCTGCTCCTGCACCTGAGCGGATCGATTTAACTTTAGAACTCCTACAAAGACGACTAAAATCGCCGACTCAAACAGAAGGCATCCGAACTATTGATCTAAGGAGGCTAGTCATTGATTTACGCCCCGAAAATGCAGCATTTCGTGATCAGTTTTATCGTTTAGTTCAGGCTCAGCTTCAGCAACCCGGATCGCCACTGGGAATTGATTTGAGTTACTCGCTGATTCGAGGAGAGTTAACCATTCGGGACTTAGGTTTACGGACGGATCTGTTTGGGCAAACGCCTTTCCCGTTTAGTGAAGCCGAGCAGGCACAGTTGAAGCGCGATAGTTTGCGATTGTTTCAGTTAAGTAATTTGTCGCGATCGCTTCTGTTACAAAGCCAAGCTGCGCCGCTCCAACTCACCGTTCTGCGTGGCACACTGACGCTAGTCCAAACTCGCTTTGAAAACTTTGCTAATTTCACCAACACATTTTTTCTGGGGCGCGTCGAGGCACAAGGCGTAAATTTTGGGCAAGACGTAGACTGGTCAGGCGCACGCTTCAGTCAAACAGCCACCTTTATGGATGCCGTTTTTCAGCGTGAAGCCCGATTTCCTAGCACCATATTTTTTAATCGTGCCATCTTTAACGAAGCGGAGTTCAAAACCAATGCCAACTTTCAAAGCAGTGAGTTTCGAGCATTTGCCAGCTTTCATCAGTCCCGGTTTCAACAGCTTGCCAACTTTACCCGAATTCAATGGTATGACAAAGCCGATTTCTCACAGATTCGCTGGATGGGTCAGGTGCTTTTTGACCGCGATAAATTTGCCCAGGCTTTGTTTTTAACAGAGACGCGGTTTGATAAACTGGTCAGCTTTCGCCAAACCCAGTTCAATAAATTGGTCAACCTCCGTGGAGCCAGCATTTTAGACCAGGCAGACTTTGCCAATGCTGGGTTTGCGAAAGGGGCTTATCTCAATATTTCAGATTTGCAATTTGACCCGCGTTCTGCCCGTATTTTGGGCGACCTCGGTAAGGTGGGGCGGGTGCTTTCGGTGCCAACACTGCAAGGGAATGAAACGCTGTTGCGTAACCTGGTGCAAAACTTTCGGTTGCAGCAACAAATTTCGGATGCGAACCAGGTGGAATACACCACCGAGCGATTACGCCTGAAGGAACTGCGCCAGCGATTGTTGGGAGTAGATTTAAATACTGCCTCAGTAGCTCAGCTTCAAGCAGTTGGCTTTTCAGCGAAGCAAGCCGCTACGATCGCCCAAACTCGTTCTCAGCAACCCTTCCGCAGCATCGCCGATTTGCTCAAGCTAGAAGGAATGCTGGGAGCTTATGTCAAGGTGCGCGATCGCGTTGTGGTCGGTAAGCCTGTTTCTGTGGGCAACTGGTTTGTGGAAGGGGTAAATTGGTTGGGTTTAAGCTTGCTGCTGCTGCTGACCCGATTTGGGACAAGTTCTTGGCTGGTGTTAGGAGTGGGAATGATTGCGATCGCCCATTTTGCCTTCTTGTTTTGGTTAATCGATCGCTTCCGCAAACTGCACCCTAAACCGATTATTCCTACACCCGAAGAAGTCGTCTGGAGCATTAGTGGCTTTGGCATTTTTTCAATCCTCGGCTTCTCTGCCCTGTTTCGGACAGCAGAACAGCCTTGGCTCACTCTAGCTTGTTTAGGCGGAGTCATCATTCCTATTCCAGCCCTGCTTATTGGTATTCTTTACGGGCAAGGTCGTTACCATGACCTGATGGACACTAGCTATTTTGTTGAAGATAGCAGTATGCGTCAGTTAAGGTTTTTAATTGGTCGATTACCTAATATTCCAGCGTTTCCTTATTTTCGGGAACGCTACATCCCTATCCTTTGGAACAAAAGCTGGAGTTGGCTAAATTACTTAGATTTCAGCCTCAACAATTTGCTTAAATTTGGGTTCAACGATATTCGGTTACGCGATGAACAAATGCCTGCCTTGATTACTGCACTCGTCTGGTACCAGTGGGGAGTAGGATTACTTTACTTTGCGCTCTTGCTATGGACGCTCTCTCGGACAATTCCAGGATTGAACCTGCTGATTTACTTCAAGTAA
- a CDS encoding alcohol dehydrogenase catalytic domain-containing protein, which translates to MLAALLYGQEDLRLEQVADPTPAAGEVVIKVTAATTCGTDLKVWRRGGHAKMLSLPTLFGHEAAGQIVALGDEVTGWQIGDRVVANNSAPCLNCFFCKKAEYSLCTDLSFNNGTFAEYLKVPAQIVRHNLLPIPPGVPDAIAAMTEPLACVLHGVARSNTKPGDRVVLLGDGAIGLMFAGALVQLGAEVFLFGGNGDRLKIGEKFGVVQTFNHHQVSDIPAAVQELTDGWGADVVVEATGSPAVWETAIACARPGATINLFGGCPRNTTITVNTEQLHYSELTLKGVFHSTPHYVRQALNLLSSSALPFELLISDYQPLTQLEQVFQDMKHRKVVKVAMQP; encoded by the coding sequence GTGCTAGCAGCTTTACTTTATGGTCAGGAAGATTTGCGGTTAGAACAGGTCGCTGACCCTACACCAGCGGCAGGCGAGGTTGTGATTAAGGTGACTGCTGCTACCACCTGTGGGACTGATTTGAAGGTGTGGCGACGGGGCGGACACGCCAAGATGTTGAGTCTGCCAACTCTATTTGGGCACGAGGCGGCGGGACAGATTGTGGCTTTAGGTGATGAGGTTACAGGCTGGCAGATAGGCGATCGCGTTGTTGCCAATAACTCTGCCCCCTGCTTAAACTGCTTTTTCTGCAAAAAAGCAGAGTATTCACTCTGCACTGACCTGAGTTTTAACAATGGCACCTTTGCCGAATACCTTAAGGTTCCAGCACAAATCGTTCGGCATAATCTGCTCCCCATTCCACCAGGAGTGCCAGATGCGATCGCTGCCATGACTGAACCACTTGCCTGCGTTCTCCACGGTGTTGCCCGCTCTAACACAAAGCCCGGCGATCGCGTGGTGTTGCTAGGCGATGGGGCGATCGGGCTAATGTTTGCGGGGGCGTTGGTGCAGTTGGGTGCAGAGGTCTTTTTATTTGGAGGCAATGGCGATCGATTGAAAATTGGGGAGAAGTTTGGCGTAGTGCAGACGTTTAACCATCACCAAGTCAGCGATATTCCAGCAGCCGTCCAAGAACTCACCGATGGTTGGGGCGCAGATGTGGTTGTGGAGGCAACGGGTTCGCCTGCTGTATGGGAAACGGCGATCGCCTGTGCCCGCCCTGGAGCGACAATAAACCTATTTGGTGGGTGTCCCCGAAACACCACCATTACCGTCAACACCGAGCAATTGCATTACAGCGAACTAACTCTTAAGGGCGTGTTTCACAGTACACCGCACTACGTTCGACAAGCCCTAAATTTGTTATCTAGTAGCGCTTTACCGTTTGAATTGCTAATTAGTGATTATCAACCCCTAACCCAGCTAGAGCAAGTGTTTCAGGACATGAAACATCGGAAGGTTGTAAAAGTAGCCATGCAGCCATAA
- a CDS encoding HEAT repeat domain-containing protein — protein sequence MDDNDDLTVLNTTLELDPLDHVGTVGSEEAIAKPDPEEMLRLLESPTQAQRILAARAFCELEDSRAIPYLIDLLTAACPLLRVSAAYGLGRNPSPTAVEPLIAQLQQDWNGHARKGIVWALGNSRDRRSLEPLIDALKTDIPAVRLWAATALAQMAVISYEAMIATIPPLIQGLRRDAIAAVRSNCAWSLGQLCRELPSNVVYATAIDALIEAFAEDEELGVREDARSAMLKVGDPRGLQVIEEIELEGLL from the coding sequence ATGGATGACAACGACGACTTAACAGTCCTTAACACTACCCTTGAACTTGATCCCCTCGACCACGTGGGCACAGTGGGTAGTGAGGAAGCGATCGCCAAACCTGACCCAGAGGAGATGTTGCGTCTGTTAGAGTCACCAACTCAGGCGCAACGAATTCTTGCCGCCAGAGCTTTTTGCGAATTAGAAGACTCACGGGCAATTCCCTATTTGATCGATCTCCTAACGGCTGCGTGTCCTCTCTTGCGGGTAAGCGCCGCCTATGGTTTAGGGCGAAACCCTAGCCCAACCGCAGTTGAGCCATTAATTGCTCAGCTTCAGCAAGATTGGAATGGTCATGCTCGTAAAGGCATTGTCTGGGCATTGGGCAATAGCCGCGATCGCCGTTCTCTAGAGCCTCTGATCGATGCCCTCAAGACGGATATTCCTGCTGTGCGTCTATGGGCAGCCACTGCGCTGGCACAGATGGCAGTCATTAGCTACGAGGCAATGATTGCCACCATCCCACCTTTAATTCAAGGACTGCGCCGAGATGCGATCGCGGCAGTACGGAGTAATTGCGCCTGGTCACTTGGTCAACTCTGTCGAGAGCTACCGTCTAACGTGGTATATGCTACGGCGATCGATGCCTTAATTGAAGCTTTTGCTGAAGATGAAGAACTAGGCGTTCGGGAAGATGCTCGTTCTGCCATGTTGAAGGTAGGCGACCCGCGAGGTCTGCAAGTCATTGAAGAAATTGAGCTAGAAGGACTGCTCTAA
- the yqeK gene encoding bis(5'-nucleosyl)-tetraphosphatase (symmetrical) YqeK translates to MGENPETLRHDILHWLSNNVPESRLQHVLRVEQMAIALAKDHSLNTDKAAQAGLMHDLAKYFKPQLLLEIARREGLPLDPVDEVTPHLLHAEVGAIVARDQFGIQDPEILEAIANHTLGRPGMSALSCVVFLADSLEPGRGNTPDLNILRHTSRQNLQRAVWMSCDDSIKHLTVSRRLIHPRVLLTRNWFLQQTSPARSAHEALRYLSQSN, encoded by the coding sequence ATGGGAGAAAATCCAGAAACATTGCGTCATGACATCTTGCACTGGTTATCAAATAACGTGCCTGAATCCCGTTTGCAGCACGTTCTGAGAGTTGAGCAGATGGCGATCGCTTTGGCTAAGGATCATTCTCTCAACACCGACAAAGCCGCTCAAGCTGGGCTAATGCATGACTTGGCAAAATACTTCAAGCCGCAGCTACTGCTAGAAATAGCTCGTCGGGAAGGTTTACCCCTTGACCCGGTTGATGAAGTGACACCCCATTTGCTTCATGCAGAGGTAGGAGCGATCGTCGCTCGGGATCAGTTTGGAATTCAAGACCCAGAAATCTTGGAAGCGATCGCTAATCATACTCTAGGCAGACCTGGCATGAGTGCTTTGAGTTGCGTTGTTTTTTTGGCAGATAGCCTTGAGCCGGGGCGAGGTAATACGCCAGACCTTAACATTTTGCGGCATACCAGTAGACAAAACTTACAGCGGGCGGTGTGGATGTCGTGCGACGATTCTATTAAGCACTTAACTGTATCTCGTCGGCTGATTCATCCGCGTGTGTTACTCACCCGAAATTGGTTTTTGCAACAGACTAGCCCGGCTCGCTCTGCCCACGAAGCGTTACGTTATCTGAGTCAGTCTAATTAA
- the rsfS gene encoding ribosome silencing factor, translating to MSNSFSSPTPRSEFHNSQVITDPSSRQLALTIAEGADDRKGVDIVILKVSEVSYLADYFVVMSGLSSVQVRAIAGSIEDKVETDLHRLPVRSEGKSDGSWIVLDYGDVIAHVFMPQEREFYDLEAFWGHAEKTRFSVPRLAMD from the coding sequence ATGTCTAACTCTTTTTCGTCCCCAACCCCCAGATCCGAGTTTCACAATAGCCAGGTCATCACTGACCCATCTAGCCGACAACTAGCCCTAACAATTGCTGAAGGCGCAGATGACCGTAAAGGGGTAGACATTGTGATCTTGAAAGTATCTGAGGTGTCTTACTTAGCAGATTATTTTGTCGTGATGTCGGGTCTGTCAAGTGTGCAAGTGAGGGCGATCGCGGGTTCCATTGAAGATAAAGTAGAGACAGACTTGCATCGGCTCCCTGTCAGAAGTGAAGGTAAAAGCGATGGGTCTTGGATTGTATTGGATTATGGGGATGTGATTGCCCATGTCTTTATGCCCCAAGAGCGCGAGTTCTATGACCTGGAAGCATTTTGGGGACATGCCGAAAAAACGCGCTTCTCGGTTCCTCGACTAGCCATGGATTAG
- the ndk gene encoding nucleoside-diphosphate kinase, translated as MERTFIAIKPDGVQRGLVGDIVRRFEAKGFILVGMKFMQVSRELAENHYAVHKDRPFFAGLVDFITASPVVAMVWEGDGVVTTARKMIGATNPLAAELGTIRGDYGANIGRNLIHGSDAIETAEQEIALWFTQDELITWQPTIMPWVYE; from the coding sequence TTGGAACGGACATTTATTGCCATTAAACCTGATGGCGTGCAACGTGGGTTAGTCGGCGACATCGTCCGTCGCTTTGAAGCCAAGGGCTTTATTTTAGTGGGCATGAAGTTTATGCAAGTCAGTCGTGAACTTGCTGAAAACCACTATGCCGTTCATAAGGACAGACCTTTTTTTGCAGGTCTGGTCGATTTTATTACTGCTTCTCCAGTTGTGGCAATGGTTTGGGAAGGCGATGGCGTAGTCACTACGGCTCGGAAGATGATTGGGGCAACGAACCCTTTAGCCGCCGAGCTAGGAACCATTCGAGGCGATTATGGGGCAAACATTGGTCGCAACCTGATTCATGGCTCTGATGCGATCGAGACGGCTGAGCAGGAAATTGCGCTTTGGTTTACCCAGGATGAACTAATTACTTGGCAACCGACGATCATGCCTTGGGTTTACGAGTAA
- a CDS encoding CGLD27 family protein codes for MKSSAPVCPVPTEQQPLNEYQELQDSWFFRWALLRGAGYWKPIVILWGVGLILSAPVAVVSFPMAKYPVQFALSAAAGALIVPTLALVRLYLGWMYVRDRLSQAEIFYEESGWYDGQVWTKPEEVLQRDRLIVSYEIQSLLKRLSQTFGALVLLLLSGGVLWIVL; via the coding sequence ATGAAATCTTCTGCGCCTGTTTGTCCTGTTCCAACTGAGCAACAGCCTCTCAATGAATATCAGGAACTTCAAGATTCCTGGTTTTTTCGTTGGGCGTTGCTGAGGGGGGCAGGCTATTGGAAGCCTATTGTCATTCTTTGGGGAGTCGGATTAATTCTCTCTGCGCCCGTTGCTGTCGTGAGTTTCCCAATGGCAAAGTATCCGGTGCAATTTGCTTTGAGTGCAGCAGCAGGAGCGCTGATTGTGCCAACGTTGGCGCTGGTGCGGCTGTACTTGGGTTGGATGTATGTGCGCGATCGCCTCTCGCAAGCTGAGATTTTTTATGAAGAGTCAGGCTGGTATGATGGACAGGTTTGGACGAAACCAGAAGAGGTCTTGCAGCGCGATCGCCTCATCGTCAGCTATGAAATTCAATCGCTTTTAAAGCGCTTATCTCAAACGTTTGGCGCTTTAGTGCTACTGCTCTTGAGTGGCGGCGTATTGTGGATTGTTTTGTAG
- the sds gene encoding solanesyl diphosphate synthase → MTSATSLFSPVEKDLHLLTDNLKQLVGARHPILYAAAEHLFGASGKRLRPAIVFLISRATMPNQEITAKHRRLAEITEMIHTASLVHDDVIDEAEMRRGIPTVHSSFTNRVAVLAGDFLFAQSSWYLANLDNLTVVKLLSEVIMDLAEGEIQQGLNGFDTSLTLEAYLEKSYYKTASLIANSSKAAGVLSGLSAEENMHLYHYGRNIGLAFQIVDDILDFTASSEILGKPAGSDLQSGNLTAPVLFALEEKPFLEVLIEREFAQDDDLEQAIALVKDSQGIQRSRELAANHAQAAVGHLSGFPATESRQALLELADYVLSRLY, encoded by the coding sequence ATGACCTCAGCCACCTCTCTTTTTTCTCCAGTAGAAAAAGATCTTCACCTCCTCACCGATAACCTAAAGCAGTTGGTCGGTGCCCGTCATCCCATTCTTTATGCCGCCGCAGAGCATTTGTTTGGGGCAAGCGGCAAGCGCCTCAGACCGGCGATCGTTTTTCTCATCTCTAGAGCGACAATGCCTAATCAGGAGATTACTGCTAAGCACCGACGCTTGGCAGAAATCACTGAGATGATCCATACCGCTAGCTTGGTGCATGATGATGTCATTGACGAAGCAGAAATGCGTCGAGGCATTCCAACCGTTCACAGCAGCTTTACTAACCGAGTGGCGGTTTTAGCTGGGGACTTCTTATTTGCTCAGTCTTCCTGGTATTTAGCAAATTTGGACAATTTGACCGTTGTTAAGCTGCTTTCAGAAGTCATTATGGACTTGGCAGAAGGCGAGATTCAACAGGGCTTAAATGGTTTTGATACCAGCTTGACGCTAGAAGCCTACCTAGAAAAGAGTTACTACAAGACTGCGTCTCTCATTGCCAATAGCTCTAAGGCAGCGGGCGTTCTGAGTGGACTCTCGGCAGAAGAAAATATGCACCTTTATCACTATGGACGTAATATTGGCTTGGCATTCCAAATTGTGGATGACATCTTGGACTTTACGGCTTCGAGTGAAATTCTGGGTAAACCTGCTGGGTCTGACTTGCAAAGCGGCAACCTAACGGCTCCTGTACTCTTTGCACTTGAAGAGAAACCTTTCCTAGAGGTATTAATTGAGCGAGAATTTGCCCAGGATGATGACTTGGAGCAAGCGATCGCTCTGGTTAAAGACAGCCAAGGCATCCAGCGATCGCGCGAACTTGCTGCCAATCATGCTCAGGCTGCTGTTGGGCATCTTTCTGGCTTTCCGGCGACTGAGTCACGGCAAGCTTTATTAGAGCTAGCAGACTATGTTCTAAGCCGCCTTTACTAA